The following proteins are encoded in a genomic region of Arcobacter suis CECT 7833:
- the argJ gene encoding bifunctional glutamate N-acetyltransferase/amino-acid acetyltransferase ArgJ produces the protein MFTILPIKGYIDQIDGFYCDGIHAGLKPNGNNDLGFIYSDKPCIVAAIFTENRFQAAPLKHFLQYEENFKTNFVLINSKNANALTGRKGIENINTLFSQLDFNLVNPIMSSTGVIGNPLPIEKIVAGAKKFDLTSKNGENLSRAIMTTDAYPKACMYEVKLENGTSFKIGAVAKGAGMINPNLATMLCFICTDAAVPYQDIKEALKINSHTTFNAISVDGDTSTNDTVMVLSNGNSNAYDKEAFAESLRLVMHDMAMLMVADGEGAKKVAAFEVINAVSNEQAMIAAKALSNSLLVKTALFGEDPNFGRIASTIGASRIDCDDEKLVISYNDVVVFNKGEICFDAATEAKAGEVLKKDKYKIICDIGLGEGKFTAYGCDLGYKYVEINADYRS, from the coding sequence ATGTTTACTATTTTACCAATTAAAGGTTATATTGATCAAATAGATGGATTTTATTGTGATGGAATTCATGCTGGACTTAAGCCAAATGGAAATAACGATTTAGGTTTCATTTATAGTGATAAGCCTTGTATTGTTGCAGCAATTTTTACTGAAAATAGATTTCAAGCAGCTCCATTAAAACATTTTTTGCAATATGAAGAAAATTTTAAAACAAATTTTGTTTTAATAAATTCTAAAAATGCAAATGCATTAACTGGGAGAAAAGGTATTGAAAATATTAATACTTTATTCTCTCAATTGGATTTTAATTTAGTAAATCCAATTATGAGTTCAACAGGAGTTATTGGAAATCCTCTTCCTATTGAAAAAATTGTAGCAGGTGCGAAAAAATTTGATTTAACTTCAAAAAATGGGGAGAATTTGTCACGTGCAATTATGACAACAGATGCTTATCCAAAAGCTTGCATGTATGAAGTAAAACTTGAAAATGGAACTTCTTTTAAAATAGGTGCTGTTGCAAAAGGTGCTGGAATGATAAATCCAAATCTTGCAACTATGCTTTGTTTTATTTGTACAGATGCTGCTGTTCCTTACCAAGATATAAAAGAGGCATTAAAAATAAATAGTCACACAACTTTTAATGCAATATCAGTTGATGGAGATACTTCAACAAATGATACCGTTATGGTTTTATCAAATGGAAATTCAAATGCTTATGATAAAGAAGCATTTGCAGAATCTTTAAGACTTGTAATGCATGACATGGCAATGTTAATGGTAGCTGATGGAGAAGGTGCAAAAAAAGTTGCAGCTTTTGAAGTTATAAATGCAGTTTCAAACGAACAGGCAATGATTGCTGCAAAAGCTTTATCAAATTCATTATTAGTAAAAACTGCACTTTTTGGAGAAGATCCAAATTTTGGAAGAATTGCTTCAACAATTGGAGCTTCAAGAATTGATTGTGATGATGAAAAATTAGTAATTTCATATAATGATGTTGTTGTTTTTAACAAAGGTGAAATTTGTTTTGATGCAGCAACTGAGGCAAAAGCTGGTGAAGTTCTAAAAAAAGATAAATATAAAATTATTTGTGATATTGGTTTAGGTGAGGGTAAATTTACAGCTTACGGTTGTGATTTAGGTTATAAATATGTTGAGATAAATGCAGATTACAGAAGTTAG
- a CDS encoding potassium channel family protein → MSIFTKVKKAIGWEIRSAKPQYDLNPLIYSQLKPFRLPLILLQSIMMIGTLGYVYIEDYSIMHAIFQSAYTFTTTGFGALNEANFSNQGIVFTVCLMLAGFATLTFSVGIVIDVIANGSLLVLLRERKMLYKIARLRRHFVICYHNEYTAQLARQFRENHIPFVVVDPSDDIEQIAKENNYPYFVKEEPYKEVAFLKSHLSSAKGAISLSKNISDNITLIASVRLYEKELGRNPFLIISNAETQNEKIRLKKLGADKVVATPSLMAKRVSAMAIRPDMENVLDEFLYKRDTPIDMEEVFVNEDSWVVNKEIKDLHLRDRLKVSIIGITEEKGKFIQMPKGTMPINANCKLLLVGSQKGIVRAKKIINLTKKPEDV, encoded by the coding sequence ATGAGCATCTTTACTAAAGTAAAAAAGGCTATTGGCTGGGAAATCAGATCAGCCAAACCTCAATACGATTTAAATCCCCTAATATACTCGCAATTAAAACCTTTTAGATTACCTTTAATCCTACTTCAATCAATTATGATGATAGGAACGTTAGGTTATGTTTATATTGAAGATTATTCAATAATGCATGCAATTTTTCAATCAGCATATACATTTACAACAACTGGATTTGGTGCATTAAATGAAGCAAATTTCAGTAACCAAGGAATTGTATTTACTGTATGTTTGATGTTGGCTGGTTTTGCCACTCTTACTTTTTCTGTGGGTATCGTAATTGACGTTATAGCAAATGGTTCTTTATTAGTATTATTAAGGGAGAGAAAAATGCTTTATAAAATAGCAAGATTAAGAAGACATTTTGTGATTTGTTATCATAATGAATATACAGCACAATTAGCACGGCAGTTTAGGGAAAATCATATTCCTTTTGTTGTTGTTGATCCAAGTGATGATATAGAACAAATAGCGAAAGAGAATAACTATCCATATTTCGTAAAAGAAGAACCTTATAAAGAAGTTGCTTTTTTAAAATCACATTTAAGTTCAGCAAAAGGTGCTATTTCTTTATCAAAAAATATTTCAGATAATATTACTTTAATTGCTTCAGTTAGACTATATGAAAAAGAGTTAGGAAGAAATCCATTTTTGATTATTTCAAACGCTGAAACACAAAATGAAAAAATCCGACTAAAAAAACTTGGAGCAGACAAAGTTGTAGCAACTCCTTCATTAATGGCAAAAAGAGTTTCAGCAATGGCTATAAGACCAGATATGGAAAATGTTCTTGATGAATTTTTATATAAAAGAGATACTCCCATAGATATGGAAGAAGTTTTTGTAAATGAAGATTCTTGGGTAGTGAATAAAGAGATAAAAGATTTACATTTAAGAGACAGATTAAAAGTTTCAATAATTGGAATCACTGAAGAAAAAGGTAAGTTTATACAAATGCCAAAGGGAACTATGCCAATAAATGCAAATTGCAAATTATTGTTAGTAGGTTCTCAAAAAGGTATTGTAAGAGCTAAAAAAATTATAAATTTAACTAAAAAACCAGAGGATGTATAA
- the rpmB gene encoding 50S ribosomal protein L28: protein MSRRCAISGKGPMSGNNVSHAKNRTKRRFLPNIRTVRVTLDDGTTTKLKISARELRTLKKHS, encoded by the coding sequence ATGTCAAGAAGATGTGCAATATCTGGAAAAGGACCTATGTCTGGAAACAACGTAAGTCATGCAAAAAACAGAACTAAAAGAAGATTTTTACCAAATATTAGAACAGTTAGAGTTACATTAGATGATGGAACTACAACTAAGTTAAAAATTTCTGCAAGAGAGTTAAGAACTCTTAAAAAACATTCATAA
- a CDS encoding glycosyltransferase, which yields MNKTTISYKTTNLLIEKLKQQANIQVLKEKGFLSLLFSKNHFPDIYFHSGNLDEKAIENIKNSKITVTNSFASMNEIIAKTKISHEKIKVIYPSINVEYKNIKEIKIKLCQELQIDLNTKLIFFTAKNFKSSGVKEFLDICSSITYLDFKIIIAGEQKQIANLNFQLPKYSKLQDKIILLGNYSKIDDLFLASDIFLLPTYNKSFSTNIIKAMYCKCVVFLSLENDAKEIVDVFASMDSPTDPSTAFKIDAILSNESDLEMIKNQNKELASEFTIQNNLVKINNVIENI from the coding sequence ATGAACAAAACAACAATCTCATATAAAACAACAAATTTATTAATAGAAAAATTAAAACAACAAGCAAATATTCAAGTTTTAAAAGAGAAAGGTTTCCTTTCTTTATTATTTTCAAAAAATCATTTTCCTGATATATATTTTCATTCAGGTAACTTAGATGAAAAAGCTATTGAAAATATCAAAAATTCAAAAATCACAGTAACAAATTCATTTGCTTCAATGAATGAAATCATAGCAAAAACTAAAATTTCCCATGAAAAAATCAAAGTAATTTATCCAAGTATAAATGTTGAATATAAAAATATAAAAGAGATTAAAATAAAACTTTGTCAAGAATTACAAATAGATTTAAATACTAAACTTATTTTTTTTACAGCAAAAAACTTTAAATCATCAGGTGTAAAAGAATTTCTAGATATATGCTCTTCTATAACTTATTTAGATTTTAAAATTATAATTGCAGGGGAACAAAAACAAATAGCTAATTTAAATTTTCAACTTCCTAAATATTCTAAATTACAAGATAAAATAATTTTATTAGGAAATTATTCAAAGATAGATGATTTGTTTTTAGCTTCGGATATATTTTTATTACCAACTTACAACAAATCATTTTCAACAAATATTATAAAAGCAATGTATTGTAAGTGTGTGGTTTTTTTAAGTTTAGAAAATGATGCAAAAGAAATTGTAGATGTTTTTGCTTCTATGGATTCTCCAACTGATCCAAGTACAGCCTTTAAAATAGATGCTATTTTATCAAATGAGAGTGACTTAGAAATGATTAAAAATCAGAATAAAGAATTAGCCTCAGAATTTACTATTCAAAATAATTTGGTAAAAATAAACAATGTTATAGAGAATATTTAA